The Lottiidibacillus patelloidae genome window below encodes:
- a CDS encoding GGDEF domain-containing protein: MIKAIIINIAIIISYLFIIGQFSRAIHEGKHYHKIFSRLKTQVSAGLLFAALGVILLAFPIPVTTEVTVDLSLIAIVIAALFFSAPAAIVSALFIALSSMAIVGSTSGIGFVGIGVVCALLVTIPLKPVRQAALIIIVTGSVAAWYLAQPLEVSLTFWLLTIIIAFISYYVCDYIFDLNKAYFERKKANEKLQELVLAHEEMEARLQEANSKLLKMANIDGLTGIANRRSFNDTLEKETKRMKREKKVLSLLMIDIDNFKAFNDTYGHQEGDYCLQSVANEIKGNLQRPSDFVARYGGEEFAVILPGLSENKAAVVAEKIRSSIEELEIPNVHAEAKSIVTISVGVATMDEDINSEQLVKLADRALYEAKERGRNQVCQSELTLMHTS, encoded by the coding sequence ATGATTAAAGCAATTATTATTAATATAGCAATTATTATTTCTTATTTATTTATCATAGGGCAATTTTCTCGAGCGATACATGAAGGGAAACATTATCATAAAATATTTAGTCGTTTAAAAACACAAGTTAGTGCAGGACTGCTTTTTGCAGCTTTAGGAGTAATATTACTAGCATTTCCAATTCCAGTAACAACTGAAGTAACAGTGGATTTAAGTTTAATAGCAATCGTCATCGCCGCCCTATTCTTTAGTGCCCCAGCTGCGATCGTTTCAGCACTTTTTATCGCTTTAAGTAGCATGGCGATAGTAGGTAGCACGAGCGGGATTGGGTTTGTCGGCATTGGGGTTGTTTGTGCATTATTGGTGACCATTCCACTGAAACCGGTTCGACAGGCAGCACTAATAATTATTGTGACAGGAAGTGTTGCTGCTTGGTACCTCGCACAGCCATTAGAAGTGTCTCTGACATTTTGGCTATTAACAATCATAATTGCATTTATATCTTACTATGTTTGTGACTACATTTTTGATTTAAACAAAGCGTATTTTGAACGAAAAAAAGCTAACGAAAAATTGCAAGAACTAGTTTTAGCACATGAGGAAATGGAAGCAAGACTACAAGAAGCAAATAGCAAACTATTGAAAATGGCGAACATCGATGGCTTAACAGGGATTGCCAATCGTCGCAGCTTTAATGATACGTTGGAAAAAGAAACGAAGCGGATGAAGCGGGAGAAAAAAGTGCTATCCTTGCTTATGATTGATATTGATAATTTCAAAGCATTTAATGATACATACGGCCATCAAGAAGGTGATTATTGCTTGCAATCTGTAGCTAACGAAATAAAGGGAAATTTGCAAAGACCGAGTGACTTTGTGGCTAGGTATGGCGGCGAAGAGTTTGCCGTTATTCTCCCAGGGCTCAGTGAAAACAAAGCAGCGGTTGTCGCTGAAAAAATCCGCAGTAGCATCGAAGAGTTAGAAATACCGAATGTCCATGCGGAAGCTAAGTCGATCGTTACGATTAGTGTTGGCGTTGCGACAATGGATGAGGACATAAACAGTGAGCAACTTGTGAAACTAGCTGATCGCGCTTTATATGAGGCAAAGGAGCGGGGCAGAAACCAAGTATGCCAGAGTGAACTTACTCTTATGCATACGAGTTAA
- a CDS encoding NUDIX hydrolase: MEHEVLNVFNKERELIGTATRAEVHRKGLWHEAFHCWFVAKEDDVEYIYLQLRSPQKKDNPNLYDITAAGHLLATESVEDGVREVKEELGIDVAIEQLLPLGIVEYSVKKENFIDNEFANVFLYRGNFSFDDFSLQKEEVAGIVKIAFSHFYELWLGEREKVQLTGFTEIGETEKVFLNDEVGKDAFVQHPLAYYENILMFIANHLAR, translated from the coding sequence ATGGAACACGAAGTACTTAACGTTTTCAATAAAGAGCGTGAGCTAATCGGAACGGCTACTCGCGCAGAAGTACATAGAAAAGGGCTCTGGCATGAAGCATTTCATTGTTGGTTCGTGGCAAAGGAAGATGACGTTGAATACATCTACTTGCAACTGCGCAGCCCACAGAAAAAAGACAATCCGAATCTTTATGACATTACAGCCGCTGGCCATTTGTTAGCAACAGAATCCGTCGAAGATGGCGTTCGTGAAGTAAAAGAAGAGCTTGGCATTGATGTCGCGATTGAGCAATTACTGCCACTAGGCATTGTTGAATATAGCGTGAAGAAAGAAAACTTTATTGATAATGAGTTTGCTAATGTCTTTTTATATCGTGGGAACTTTTCCTTTGATGATTTTTCCTTACAAAAAGAAGAAGTTGCTGGAATTGTGAAAATAGCTTTTTCTCACTTTTATGAACTATGGTTAGGGGAAAGAGAAAAGGTGCAGCTGACAGGTTTTACAGAGATAGGTGAAACGGAGAAGGTTTTTCTTAACGACGAAGTCGGAAAGGATGCTTTCGTCCAGCACCCTCTCGCTTACTATGAAAACATTTTAATGTTTATCGCAAATCATTTAGCTCGTTAA
- a CDS encoding VOC family protein yields MKYNVSKNIGFQVNDVAKAKKFYEEVLGMKEPAESTVKEVEFTTAHNSIFLIPGEENLGPVMEVEVDDLEAAKEHLLANGCEVVRWHGKGKDCYIRDPFGMVFNVWEKK; encoded by the coding sequence ATGAAATATAACGTTTCAAAAAATATCGGCTTTCAAGTAAATGATGTGGCGAAGGCGAAGAAATTTTATGAAGAAGTTCTTGGGATGAAGGAACCAGCTGAAAGCACAGTAAAAGAAGTGGAATTCACTACTGCGCACAATAGCATTTTCCTCATTCCTGGCGAGGAGAACTTAGGACCTGTCATGGAAGTCGAAGTCGATGACTTAGAAGCAGCGAAGGAACATTTGCTCGCAAACGGCTGTGAGGTTGTCCGCTGGCACGGAAAGGGGAAGGATTGTTACATCCGTGATCCGTTCGGAATGGTATTTAATGTGTGGGAAAAGAAATAG
- a CDS encoding CBO0543 family protein — translation MTLFLFILVNIAAIAYLRFVMKRNLHSLEILVYWCISAIVIQNISAILFLKFELIKLSEIASLNWADVINRTVLVPILTITILNYYVTLQSLLKKLVLISIYVTILTGIEWLSEWTNLFFHADSWQLWWSFALNALVIVVTLTSLKVIRHTFYRKDKANGFYV, via the coding sequence ATGACTTTATTTTTATTTATTCTTGTAAATATCGCAGCCATAGCTTACTTACGTTTTGTGATGAAGAGAAATCTTCATTCGCTCGAGATTCTTGTTTATTGGTGCATCTCAGCAATCGTTATTCAAAACATATCTGCGATTCTTTTTTTAAAGTTCGAGCTAATAAAACTTTCAGAAATTGCTAGTTTAAATTGGGCAGATGTTATCAACCGGACGGTTTTAGTTCCTATACTTACCATTACCATTCTTAATTACTATGTCACGTTGCAGTCACTGCTTAAAAAGCTAGTGCTCATTTCTATCTATGTGACGATATTGACTGGGATTGAGTGGCTCAGTGAATGGACGAATCTCTTTTTCCATGCCGACAGTTGGCAGCTTTGGTGGTCATTTGCTTTAAATGCACTTGTGATTGTCGTTACACTTACAAGCTTAAAAGTTATCCGACACACCTTTTATAGAAAGGATAAGGCTAATGGCTTCTACGTTTGA
- a CDS encoding S8 family serine peptidase, whose amino-acid sequence MNRKNKLFSLLVTLLLITSLVIPAQAVTPGFNTSETGLEAVGSKIQPELLEAFETSATAQVIVTFHGDGAPTDTDVNLLESIGVTTGITMTSLPMAGIIATKEQVIQLAENSNVRSLYLNEKVEYTNADANELTGVNEVKEDSSLWLGGFPVSGRGITVVINDSGIDATHGDLKYGEKVLENVLGSTNLSNLTSPKIFPVSYVEGVINTDTNSGHGTHVAGTVAGDGTRSAGKYAGAAPGANLIGYGSGGALFILDGVGGFDYALTHQYEYGIRVITNSWGGSGDFDPNHPVNIASKKAYERGIVVTFAAGNDGRSGENTLTRYAAPWVITVAAGTKDKQLADFSSRGLKDDGATYEIDGETWTYTNAPTITAPGVDIISTITPSPLMAISTPDEIEPAHAPFYAQMNGTSMATPHVAGIVALLLEVNPSLHPADIKQILIDTAEKMAGYETWEVGAGYVDAHAAVKKVFDTIGPVANYAGSPVAYNDEMYEAYGRVFPDPQGGLPKTAGVSPYAKGKVAATQFIQFPEAIKGLKYLEMKYPNRIELIRIDEHFNDPELLSAGLGTSTSERERSPLYVVRVTDETVTTDKKRVVFSLSMHGIEKAGLEGGLRAIEDLVSASKYDKLTLKSDSATMHEALQKQEVYFLLINPDGWRRGDITRGGPFYQRYNGNGMDLNRDWPVVGYTYKPYTPGSEPETKAYMKYLKDVAEKWDSGADLHGMITANAFTYTMMPAGQLDYFKNERVLNLVEGIHEDAQQRLSWSPLIVEQGSPGTGTETVMVGQQWGTVWDTLNYTVTGDFGNWAGNPLGLNGDVIDNEMALSHLATNNIYYPIIEQMHVDGNKGLIFTQMAAELKEWTEEEKTFPLNGKVAVLDHGVTISNDGTEVAVDPNDELPAQPLEKFSMVYPAQTEHYFEVKGPGDGFSSTSLEVSVRGSSVQGVTANVPNITLYYNDDHGGWKEMASNFNQSFIYLQSAAVVSANYLAPGEYKVVVEHSLMAPGPSYINGEINFTKELAWDQPLQKAYNVTNLAFFDELNNYLPEAKKINKLSYENIASNKIDLSTYDSIVLANHSYSANLSETQKTKVSAALKQFVETGGNLVLMDGAVQMLADIGIIKADDIKMVGKYAGYVQMETYNHALAKNLNKSGAAGGTNNRRQTYEPVPLGISIEDGEDDSPVWRVNRSAWENKGGVTVGITDAGWTSLGEINVGNGKIRIIGALLPDPSNEFYHPHGLNNYALTWSGYEFFGNLVDYQR is encoded by the coding sequence TTGAACAGGAAAAACAAACTATTTTCACTACTAGTAACTTTATTATTAATTACTAGTCTCGTTATCCCCGCACAAGCAGTCACCCCAGGATTCAATACATCAGAAACAGGACTAGAAGCAGTAGGTTCGAAAATCCAACCAGAATTACTAGAAGCTTTTGAAACGTCAGCAACAGCGCAAGTAATCGTCACCTTCCATGGGGACGGTGCCCCAACAGACACAGATGTAAATTTACTAGAAAGTATCGGGGTTACAACCGGTATTACGATGACATCTCTTCCGATGGCTGGGATTATTGCTACGAAAGAGCAAGTAATTCAGCTAGCGGAAAATAGTAATGTACGCTCCCTTTACTTAAATGAAAAAGTAGAATATACGAATGCCGATGCAAATGAACTCACAGGAGTCAATGAAGTGAAAGAAGATTCATCACTTTGGCTAGGCGGATTTCCTGTCTCAGGTCGTGGCATTACCGTTGTCATTAACGACTCAGGAATTGACGCAACACACGGCGATTTAAAATACGGAGAAAAAGTACTAGAAAACGTCTTAGGTTCAACGAACTTAAGTAACTTAACGTCACCGAAGATTTTCCCTGTCTCTTATGTTGAAGGAGTCATCAACACGGATACGAATTCAGGGCACGGAACACATGTTGCCGGAACCGTAGCAGGTGATGGAACGCGTTCGGCTGGAAAATATGCCGGAGCAGCGCCAGGAGCAAACCTTATTGGGTATGGATCAGGTGGAGCACTATTCATTCTTGACGGTGTCGGTGGCTTTGATTATGCCTTAACACACCAATATGAGTATGGCATTCGCGTCATTACGAATTCATGGGGCGGTTCAGGTGACTTTGATCCAAACCATCCTGTAAACATTGCTAGTAAAAAAGCATATGAGCGCGGCATTGTCGTGACGTTCGCTGCAGGTAATGATGGCAGAAGCGGAGAAAATACGTTAACTCGCTATGCAGCTCCTTGGGTCATTACAGTAGCGGCTGGTACAAAAGATAAACAATTAGCTGATTTCTCATCTCGAGGCTTAAAAGATGACGGAGCGACTTACGAAATTGATGGTGAAACGTGGACGTACACAAACGCACCAACAATTACGGCTCCTGGTGTCGATATTATTTCAACGATTACACCGAGCCCATTAATGGCAATAAGCACACCAGATGAAATTGAACCAGCACACGCCCCGTTTTACGCACAAATGAACGGAACGTCAATGGCAACACCGCACGTTGCTGGGATCGTTGCACTATTACTTGAAGTAAACCCATCCTTACACCCAGCAGACATCAAACAAATTTTAATCGACACAGCAGAAAAAATGGCCGGCTATGAAACGTGGGAAGTAGGCGCAGGTTATGTGGACGCACATGCTGCTGTGAAAAAAGTTTTCGATACAATCGGACCTGTCGCAAACTACGCAGGTTCACCAGTAGCTTACAATGATGAAATGTACGAAGCATATGGCCGTGTTTTCCCAGATCCACAAGGAGGACTTCCGAAAACAGCAGGTGTTTCACCATATGCGAAAGGAAAAGTCGCAGCAACACAGTTTATTCAATTTCCAGAAGCAATTAAAGGCTTAAAATATTTAGAAATGAAATATCCAAACCGTATCGAACTGATCCGTATTGATGAACATTTCAATGATCCAGAGCTTTTATCAGCAGGACTTGGAACATCAACAAGTGAAAGAGAAAGATCACCTCTTTACGTCGTTCGTGTCACAGACGAGACGGTGACGACAGACAAAAAACGTGTTGTTTTTAGCTTAAGTATGCACGGTATTGAAAAAGCAGGACTAGAAGGAGGACTTCGCGCCATTGAAGACCTCGTTTCTGCAAGCAAATACGACAAGCTAACGTTAAAGTCTGACTCTGCCACGATGCATGAAGCATTGCAAAAACAAGAAGTTTACTTCCTGCTTATTAACCCAGATGGCTGGCGCCGTGGCGATATTACGCGAGGTGGTCCGTTCTACCAACGATATAACGGAAACGGCATGGACTTAAACCGCGACTGGCCAGTTGTTGGTTACACGTACAAACCATACACACCTGGTTCAGAGCCGGAAACAAAGGCCTATATGAAATATTTAAAAGATGTTGCAGAAAAGTGGGATAGTGGGGCAGACTTGCACGGAATGATTACTGCTAATGCCTTCACATACACAATGATGCCGGCAGGACAGCTTGACTATTTCAAAAACGAGCGCGTCCTAAACTTAGTAGAAGGTATCCATGAAGATGCGCAACAACGTTTAAGTTGGTCGCCTTTAATTGTCGAGCAAGGTTCGCCAGGAACAGGCACGGAAACGGTCATGGTCGGACAACAGTGGGGAACGGTTTGGGATACGTTAAACTACACAGTTACTGGAGACTTCGGTAACTGGGCAGGAAACCCTCTCGGATTAAACGGTGATGTGATTGATAATGAAATGGCACTTAGCCACTTAGCAACGAATAACATTTACTACCCAATCATTGAGCAAATGCATGTTGATGGAAACAAAGGACTAATTTTCACACAAATGGCGGCAGAGCTGAAAGAGTGGACGGAAGAAGAAAAAACGTTCCCTCTAAACGGAAAAGTAGCCGTGCTAGATCATGGTGTGACAATCTCCAATGACGGAACAGAAGTAGCGGTTGATCCGAATGACGAGCTGCCAGCGCAACCACTAGAAAAGTTTTCAATGGTCTACCCAGCACAAACAGAACATTATTTCGAAGTAAAAGGTCCTGGAGACGGTTTTAGCTCGACATCATTAGAAGTAAGCGTTCGTGGTTCAAGTGTCCAAGGTGTGACAGCGAACGTACCAAACATTACGTTGTACTACAATGATGACCATGGCGGTTGGAAAGAAATGGCGAGCAACTTTAACCAATCATTTATTTACTTGCAAAGTGCAGCAGTTGTCTCTGCGAACTACTTAGCACCTGGTGAGTATAAAGTTGTTGTTGAACATAGCTTAATGGCACCTGGTCCATCTTATATAAATGGTGAAATAAACTTTACGAAAGAACTAGCATGGGACCAGCCATTACAAAAAGCATATAACGTCACAAACTTAGCATTCTTTGATGAGTTAAATAACTACTTGCCAGAGGCGAAAAAGATTAACAAGCTTTCGTATGAAAACATTGCGAGTAATAAGATCGACTTATCTACTTATGACAGCATCGTCTTAGCGAACCATAGCTACAGTGCAAATTTATCTGAAACGCAAAAAACGAAAGTAAGTGCTGCATTGAAACAATTCGTGGAAACAGGCGGGAACTTAGTCTTAATGGATGGAGCAGTGCAAATGCTAGCGGACATCGGCATCATCAAAGCAGACGACATTAAGATGGTTGGAAAATACGCAGGATACGTGCAGATGGAAACATACAATCATGCTTTAGCGAAAAACTTAAACAAAAGCGGAGCGGCAGGTGGAACGAACAACCGTCGTCAAACGTACGAGCCAGTACCGTTAGGAATCTCGATTGAAGATGGTGAGGACGATTCACCAGTATGGCGCGTCAACCGTTCAGCTTGGGAAAATAAAGGCGGAGTTACAGTAGGTATTACTGATGCAGGCTGGACATCTTTAGGGGAAATAAACGTCGGTAACGGGAAAATCCGTATTATCGGGGCATTACTGCCAGATCCATCAAACGAGTTCTACCACCCGCATGGCCTAAATAACTATGCATTAACGTGGAGCGGCTATGAGTTCTTCGGAAACCTTGTGGATTATCAAAGATAA
- a CDS encoding SRPBCC family protein: MMNKAAGNSVVTHHYNHPAETVFRAWLDERLLKKWLFPGELLLKVEINPNIEGEFSFVVDREGTAVDHRGKYLEIQAPSRLAFTFGIPKITPDTDTVYIDIIDTCEGCKLTLTHEIHPNWTEYVKDTDKAWKQMLVVLEKVLDRGMNRELQQPS; the protein is encoded by the coding sequence ATGATGAATAAAGCGGCTGGAAATTCAGTGGTAACACATCATTACAATCATCCTGCTGAAACTGTGTTTCGTGCATGGCTAGATGAGCGTCTCTTGAAGAAATGGCTATTTCCAGGAGAACTTCTTTTGAAAGTGGAAATAAACCCTAATATCGAAGGTGAATTTTCTTTTGTAGTCGACCGAGAAGGAACTGCCGTTGACCACCGCGGAAAGTACCTTGAAATACAAGCACCTTCGCGGCTAGCATTCACGTTTGGTATTCCGAAAATAACACCCGATACTGACACTGTTTACATTGATATAATTGATACATGTGAAGGGTGTAAGCTAACACTTACGCATGAAATACACCCAAACTGGACGGAGTATGTAAAAGATACAGATAAAGCTTGGAAACAAATGCTCGTCGTCTTAGAAAAAGTATTAGACAGAGGGATGAACAGAGAGTTGCAACAGCCGTCTTAA
- the spoIIID gene encoding sporulation transcriptional regulator SpoIIID, producing the protein MHDYIKERTLKIGNYIVETRKTVRVIAKEFGVSKSTVHKDLTERLPEINPDLANEVKDILEYHKSVRHLRGGEATKLKYKNETVM; encoded by the coding sequence GTGCATGATTACATCAAGGAGCGAACGCTCAAGATTGGAAACTATATAGTAGAAACAAGAAAGACCGTTCGCGTAATCGCCAAAGAATTTGGCGTATCGAAAAGCACTGTACACAAAGACTTAACAGAAAGGTTGCCTGAAATTAACCCTGATCTTGCAAATGAAGTAAAGGACATCTTAGAATATCACAAATCGGTCCGCCATCTGCGCGGAGGAGAGGCGACAAAACTAAAGTATAAAAACGAAACAGTAATGTAA
- the mreB gene encoding rod shape-determining protein: protein MFARDIGIDLGTANVLIHVKGRGIVLNEPSVVAIDTTTGKPLAVGEEARKMVGRTPGNIVAIRPLKDGVIADFDITEVMLKYFINKINARGFLTKPRMLICCPANITSVEQKAIREAAEKSGGKKVYLEEEPKIAAIGAGMDIFQPSGNMVVDIGGGTTDVAVLSMGDIVTSASIKVAGDKFDHEILQYIKKKYKLLIGDRTAEDIKIQVATVFPGARNESLDIRGRDMVSGLPRTITIYSDEILEALKEPVSSIVQACRTVLENTPPELSADIIDRGIILTGGGALLHGIDQLLSEELKVPVIIAEDPMDCVAKGTGIMLEYIDNLPAKKRLS from the coding sequence ATGTTTGCAAGAGATATCGGTATCGACTTAGGAACAGCTAATGTATTAATCCACGTTAAAGGACGAGGTATCGTCTTAAATGAACCTTCTGTAGTTGCGATTGACACAACTACTGGGAAGCCACTAGCAGTAGGAGAAGAAGCTCGTAAAATGGTTGGGCGTACGCCTGGTAATATCGTCGCTATTCGTCCATTAAAAGACGGCGTCATCGCTGACTTTGATATTACAGAAGTAATGTTAAAGTACTTTATCAACAAAATTAATGCTCGCGGCTTTTTAACAAAGCCAAGAATGCTCATCTGTTGCCCAGCTAACATTACGTCTGTTGAGCAAAAAGCTATTCGTGAAGCAGCTGAAAAAAGCGGCGGGAAAAAAGTATATTTAGAAGAAGAGCCGAAAATTGCCGCAATCGGAGCGGGTATGGACATTTTCCAACCGTCCGGTAACATGGTTGTTGATATCGGTGGTGGAACAACAGATGTTGCAGTACTCTCTATGGGTGATATCGTAACTTCTGCCTCTATTAAAGTCGCTGGAGATAAATTTGACCATGAAATCTTACAGTACATAAAGAAAAAATATAAACTATTAATCGGTGATCGCACAGCAGAGGATATTAAAATTCAAGTTGCAACGGTCTTCCCTGGCGCACGAAATGAGTCATTAGATATCCGTGGGCGTGACATGGTCTCTGGCCTACCACGTACCATCACTATCTACTCTGATGAAATTTTAGAAGCGTTAAAAGAGCCGGTAAGCAGCATCGTTCAAGCTTGTCGTACCGTTTTAGAAAATACGCCTCCTGAACTATCGGCAGATATCATTGACCGTGGTATTATATTAACAGGTGGTGGAGCTTTATTACATGGAATTGACCAGCTTCTATCAGAAGAGCTTAAAGTTCCAGTAATTATTGCCGAAGATCCAATGGATTGTGTGGCAAAAGGAACTGGTATTATGCTTGAGTACATCGACAACTTGCCAGCAAAAAAAAGACTTAGCTAA
- a CDS encoding DNA-directed RNA polymerase subunit beta, giving the protein MMTNQDDEKTIQMNRVTEEHSRSEKRKQRKREKEKEASKQRPDFLKSPRPKRKFPIWARLIVVLALIVLSLFAGLMFGYGVIGDGNATDALKWETFQNIFDLINKE; this is encoded by the coding sequence ATGATGACAAATCAAGACGATGAAAAAACGATACAAATGAATAGAGTTACAGAAGAACATTCTCGTTCAGAAAAACGGAAGCAACGAAAACGCGAAAAAGAAAAGGAAGCTTCCAAACAACGTCCAGATTTTCTTAAATCGCCAAGACCAAAACGCAAGTTCCCAATTTGGGCTCGCCTAATCGTTGTCCTTGCTTTAATTGTCCTAAGCTTATTTGCGGGACTAATGTTCGGTTATGGTGTAATCGGTGATGGAAACGCGACCGACGCACTAAAGTGGGAAACATTCCAAAACATCTTTGATTTAATTAATAAAGAGTAA
- the fabZ gene encoding 3-hydroxyacyl-ACP dehydratase FabZ has protein sequence MLNIDEIKEIIPHRYPFLLVDKILEVVEGEKAVGVKNVTANEEFFNGHFPNYPVMPGVLIVEALAQVGAVAMLKKEENRGRLAFFAGIDKCRFKRQVRPGDVLKLEVEMTRVRGAMGKGKGLATVDGEVVCETELMFALGDKQE, from the coding sequence ATGCTAAATATTGATGAGATTAAAGAGATCATTCCACACCGTTACCCGTTCTTACTTGTTGATAAAATTCTTGAAGTAGTTGAAGGGGAAAAAGCAGTCGGCGTTAAAAATGTCACTGCAAACGAAGAGTTCTTCAACGGGCACTTCCCGAACTACCCAGTAATGCCTGGCGTATTAATTGTTGAAGCACTTGCACAAGTAGGTGCAGTAGCGATGCTGAAAAAAGAAGAAAACCGTGGTCGCTTAGCATTTTTCGCTGGCATTGATAAATGTCGCTTTAAAAGACAAGTTCGCCCTGGTGACGTTCTGAAGTTAGAAGTAGAAATGACGCGCGTTCGTGGTGCAATGGGTAAAGGAAAAGGCCTTGCGACTGTTGACGGTGAAGTTGTTTGTGAAACAGAGTTAATGTTCGCTTTAGGGGACAAGCAAGAATAA
- a CDS encoding sigma-70 family RNA polymerase sigma factor, with amino-acid sequence MQVQEQSFEEVLEQFMPLIKGQLKALNIYKDHDNFYQIAMIALWDAYRNFDDEKGRFSTYAFRYVRGRLLTALQESRNYDERNQLQDTFVEDSVEEEFCVDETIEGYLRHLTDNQQKWLRYYVYGQLTPSEIAAKENVSVEAVKSWRRQAIKKLRRLLTD; translated from the coding sequence ATGCAGGTACAAGAGCAATCTTTTGAAGAAGTACTCGAGCAGTTTATGCCGTTAATTAAAGGACAGTTAAAAGCGCTGAATATTTATAAAGACCACGATAACTTTTATCAAATTGCCATGATTGCGTTATGGGACGCATATCGAAACTTTGACGATGAGAAAGGTCGTTTTTCGACGTATGCCTTTCGCTATGTGCGTGGACGGTTGTTAACTGCCTTACAAGAGAGTAGAAACTATGATGAAAGAAACCAATTGCAAGATACGTTTGTAGAGGACAGTGTGGAAGAAGAGTTTTGTGTAGATGAAACGATTGAAGGATATTTACGTCATTTGACCGACAATCAGCAGAAGTGGCTGCGGTATTATGTGTATGGACAACTTACACCGTCAGAGATTGCGGCAAAGGAGAACGTTTCAGTGGAAGCTGTGAAATCGTGGCGGAGGCAAGCGATTAAGAAGTTGCGACGTCTTTTAACAGACTAA
- a CDS encoding class D sortase gives MKWFALLLIIGGVSFIGYGGYEIWSSSQEQDAALEEAENILKNYSKNKQAVPTTTDSDEEDTEKPEGPHYVFRSEFVPVHGETVGILEIPALEAKLPIIEGTNADELKRGVGHYYTSKYPTDNDQIVLSGHRDTVFRDLGKLKIGDTFIMHLPYGEFTYEIYGTEIVDKYNQDVIKSTAPNEELVLSTCYPFSNVGGAPERYIVYAKPVY, from the coding sequence ATGAAATGGTTTGCGCTGCTACTAATAATAGGTGGAGTTTCATTTATTGGTTATGGTGGATACGAAATATGGTCGTCTTCACAAGAACAAGATGCAGCTCTAGAAGAAGCTGAAAACATATTGAAAAACTATAGTAAAAACAAACAAGCTGTCCCGACAACAACAGACTCAGATGAAGAAGACACAGAAAAGCCAGAAGGTCCTCACTACGTTTTCCGTAGTGAGTTTGTTCCAGTTCATGGGGAAACGGTTGGCATTTTAGAAATTCCAGCACTTGAAGCAAAGCTTCCTATAATAGAAGGAACAAACGCCGATGAGCTTAAACGTGGCGTAGGACATTACTACACTAGTAAATACCCGACTGATAATGATCAAATTGTATTGTCAGGGCATCGCGATACCGTTTTCCGTGATTTAGGAAAACTAAAAATTGGCGATACATTCATCATGCATTTACCATACGGTGAATTCACATATGAAATATACGGAACTGAAATTGTAGATAAATATAATCAAGATGTTATTAAATCTACAGCACCGAATGAAGAACTTGTTTTATCGACATGCTATCCATTTTCTAATGTTGGTGGAGCGCCAGAGCGATATATTGTTTATGCAAAACCGGTTTATTAA